A portion of the Fulvia fulva chromosome 1, complete sequence genome contains these proteins:
- a CDS encoding Phospho-2-dehydro-3-deoxyheptonate aldolase — protein MSTNARPPREAQHADWTPSSWRDKPIAQKVDYEDTEAVDTAIAKLKHVPPLVTSHEIWRLRTSLKNVALGKAFLLQGGDCAELFDYCNDAAIDSKIRLLLQMSLVLIWGGNKPLVRIARMAGQYAKPRSKPTEIIDGKEVPSYRGDILNGHQLDSREIDPDRLVQAYFHSAATLNYVRAQLSSGFADLHNPMDWGLGHVQDPALLQKYSGIVESISSSLRFMKTVGADTSSQLQSVDLFTSHEALLLAYEEGLTRKLKHPSNRETSSPPHQASETSNKTSGATMTDDSAYYNTSAHFIWIGDRTRQPDHAHIEYARGVENPIGIKVGPTTVEADLAQLLDLVNPRKEIGKVTLITRYGKDKIAAMLPKHIEAVRKTGHIVVWQCDPMHGNTRSTEDGIKTRSFDDVFDELSSALRIHNEVDSYLGGVHLELTGDAVTECTGGSEGLRDNDLSQAYHTYCDPRLNEKQALELAFLVADSQREMGSPRLQGADGA, from the coding sequence ATGTCGACGAACGCTCGACCCCCACGCGAAGCACAGCACGCCGACTGGACACCGTCTTCCTGGCGGGACAAGCCCATTGCACAAAAAGTCGACTACGAAGACACCGAAGCCGTCGACACTGCCATTGCAAAACTGAAGCATGTCCCACCACTCGTCACTTCACACGAAATCTGGAGATTACGGACATCGCTGAAAAACGTCGCCCTGGGCAAAGCATTCCTGCTGCAAGGCGGTGACTGCGCAGAACTTTTCGATTACTGCAACGATGCCGCCATCGACTCGAAGATCCGTTTGCTTCTGCAGATGTCGCTCGTACTGATCTGGGGAGGCAACAAGCCCTTGGTGCGAATCGCTCGCATGGCCGGCCAATACGCCAAACCTCGCAGCAAGCCCACGGAAATCATCGATGGGAAAGAAGTTCCCAGCTACCGTGGTGACATCCTCAATGGGCACCAGCTTGACAGCCGTGAGATCGACCCGGATCGTCTGGTTCAGGCATACTTTCACTCGGCTGCGACTTTGAACTATGTGCGTGCACAGCTGTCGAGTGGCTTTGCCGATCTTCACAACCCGATGGACTGGGGACTTGGCCATGTGCAGGATCCGGCGTTGCTGCAGAAGTACTCTGGTATTGTGGAAAGCATCAGCTCAAGTTTGCGCTTCATGAAGACTGTAGGCGCAGACACTTCTAGTCAGCTGCAAAGCGTGGACCTCTTCACTAGTCACGAAGCTCTCTTGTTGGCGTATGAAGAGGGCCTGACGAGGAAGTTGAAGCATCCCTCGAATAGAGAAACGTCATCACCACCCCATCAAGCCAGCGAAACCTCAAACAAGACCAGCGGAGCTACCATGACGGACGACTCTGCCTACTACAACACCAGCGCCCACTTCATCTGGATAGGCGATCGAACCCGACAACCAGACCACGCCCACATCGAATACGCCCGCGGCGTCGAGAACCCCATCGGCATCAAAGTCGGACCCACCACAGTCGAAGCAGACCTCGCCCAGCTCCTTGACCTCGTCAACCCCCGCAAGGAAATCGGCAAAGTAACCCTCATAACCCGCTACGGCAAGGACAAGATCGCCGCCATGCTCCCCAAACACATCGAAGCCGTTCGCAAAACCGGCCACATCGTAGTCTGGCAATGCGATCCCATGCACGGCAATACTCGATCCACGGAGGATGGGATTAAGACAAGATCGTTTGATGATGTTTTTGATGAGCTTTCTTCTGCGCTTCGTATTCACAATGAAGTGGATTCGTACCTGGGAGGTGTGCATCTGGAGCTTACGGGCGATGCTGTTACGGAGTGTACTGGTGGCAGCGAGGGTCTAAGGGATAATGACTTGAGTCAGGCTTATCATACTTATTGTGATCCAAGGTTGAATGAGAAACAGGCGTTGGAGCTGGCATTTTTGGTGGCGGATAGTCAGCGGGAGATGGGGTCGCCGCGGTTGCAGGGAGCTGACGGTGCTTGA
- a CDS encoding Putative redox protein fmp46, mitochondrial, with the protein MSFFKNLFKEAGVKDVVTLFHAPKVPASSRVYTLLKQANATAVANATEDQASDHSTQSKLERTEFELDIQEGAPTSDQLSSILEYLGPSKAGSVIEGATGTTDALRKFKQNEGSFQRPVTVDWNNGRAVVGEDQSEIMKLVRSIPKEKA; encoded by the exons ATGAGCTTCTTCAAGAACCTGTTCAAGGAG GCTGGCGTCAAAGACGTCGTCACCCTCTTCCACGCGCCAAAAGTACCTGCGTCTTCCAGGGTGTATACCCTCCTGAAGCAGGCGAATGCGACTGCTGTAGCAAACGCGACCGAGGACCAAGCGAGCGACCATAGCACGCAGTCGAAGTTGGAAAGGACTGAGTTTGAGCTTG ACATCCAGGAAGGTGCGCCAACTAGCGACCAGCTGAGCAGCATCTTGGAGTACCTCGGCCCCTCGAAGGCAGGCAGTGTCATCGAAGGTGCGACCGGCACGACCGATGCCTTGCGGAAGTTCAAGCAGAATGAAGGCTCGTTTCAGCGGCCGGTGACTGTGGACTGGAACAATGGTCGAGCTGTGGTGGGAGAAGATCAGAGCGAGATCATGAAGCTTGTACGCTCGATACCGAAGGAGAAGGCTTAG
- a CDS encoding Hydroxyacid oxidase 1, with product MAAAANVHDINCLTIEELETHAHSMMDKQTRDYYNEGADSGSTLKENTTGYQKYRIRPRVLRDVSAVDTSIDIFGHRNSMPLGVAPTAMQQLAHSDGEEGTARACKKMNVAMGLSSFSTKTLEKVATASEDNPNVLQLYLFEEKEHSRKLIQRAKKAGYKAVFLTVDTPFLGRRNLEIRNQFKLPPHLKIENFAEDDPMQPDNISAESNSKSRPTPTRRPSQAGYHDGEKRVLPTGPVTFHTHAANPSLTWEEDIDWLKKQCQPEMQVWVKGIATSEDAILAVHHGVDGIVVSNHGGRQLNGALATIDALPEIVQAVGGKIPIHVDGGIRHGTDVFKALALGADFVWIGRPVLWGLAYKGQEGVELCLKLFSDEIKLCMALAGVTKVKDINKEYLVKIARSGFVSRL from the exons ATGGCGGCCGCTGCGAACGTCCACGATATCAACTGCCTCACGATCGAGGAGCTGGAAACACACGCCCACAGCATGATGGACAAGCAGACCCGCGACTACTACAACGAAGGCGCCGACTCCGGTTCTACCCTCAAAGAGAACACCACAGGCTACCAAAAGTACCGAATCCGTCCCCGAGTCCTGCGAGATGTCTCAGCCGTCGATACCAGCATCGACATCTTCGGCCACAGAAACAGCATGCCCCTCGGCGTCGCCCCCACCGCAATGCAGCAACTCGCCCACTCCGACGGCGAGGAAGGTACCGCTCGAGCATGCAAGAAGATGAACGTAGCCATGGGTCTTTCCTCCTTCTCCACCAAGACTCTCGAGAAAGTCGCAACAGCTAGCGAAGACAACCCGAACGTTTTGCAACTGTATCTGTTCGAAGAGAAGGAGCACAGTCGCAAACTGATCCAACGAGCAAAGAAAGCAGGCTACAAAGCAGTCTTCCTCACCGTCGACACTCCCTTCCTAGGACGTCGAAACCTCGAAATCCGCAACCAATTCAAACTCCCCCCTCACCTAAAAATCGAAAACTTCGCTGAAGACGATCCCATGCAACCCGACAACATTTCAGCAGAAAGCAACAGCAAATCACGCCCAACTCCAACCCGCAGACCAAGCCAAGCCGGCTACCACGACGGCGAGAAACGCGTCTTACCAACCGGCCCCGTGACCTTCCACACCCACGCCGCAAATCCCTCCCTAACCTGGGAGGAAGACATCGACTGGCTAAAGAAACAATGCCAACCAGAAATGCAAGTCTGGGTCAAAGGAATCGCGACATCCGAAGACGCCATCCTAGCCGTGCACCACGGCGTAGACGGCATCGTCGTCTCGAACCACGGCGGGCGACAGCTGAACGGCGCTTTGGCGACCATTGACGCACTACCCGAGATTGTCCAGGCCGTGGGTGGCAAGATTCCGATTCATGTGGACGGCGGGATACGACATGGCACGGATGTCTTTAAGGCTTTGGCATTAGGCGCCGACTTTGTGTGGATTGGTAGGCCAGTGCTGTGGGGACTGGCGTATAAGGGTCAGGAGGGTGTTGAGTTGTGTTTGAAGTTGTTTAGTGATGAGATTAAGTTGTGCATGGCGCTTGCTGGGGTGACGAAGGTTAAGGATATTAATAAGGAGTATCTTGTTAAG ATTGCCAGGAGCGGCTTCGTATCACGTCTGTGA
- a CDS encoding Very long-chain fatty acid transport protein: MPRLPIPRSLAELPLSKTLPAAAAALAYLNGKYTLTKDVWGITNALRFAAYHGRLEKQDRINQFYRFEEWATNPKSAGRVFLAVPQDEAHPGARTEWTYAEAYDIVLKYARWLKEELGVKRGEIIAMDFKNKPQFIWMWFALWSLGAMPAFLNSNLRDNAFVHCVKISTTRLLILDHELQEALTDEAKAQFGADEKGRAIDSVILDEKLESRITSLSPYRAADEERSGATATSPAILIYTSGTTGLPKAANVSWTKPISGEFFFSRILGLTAEDRYFTAMPLYHSSASILGVSQVFGPGCTIVVGPKFSPRSQMKLATETKATVMQYIGEMCRYLVTSPPSPYDRAHNLRLAFGNGMRPDVWQKFKDRFGIQTVVEFYGATEGPGVSFVYSNNDFTRGAIGQQGLISRTIFGANQVLVKHDHETDLPYRDPKTGFCTKVKSNEVGELIYPLDPANINDKFQGYYGNDKATTGKIISDIFQKGDVYYRSGDLQRRDEDGRWWFVDRIGDTYRWKGENVSTAEVSEALGSHSALQEANVYGVQLPNHDGRAGCAAIGLPEGRTLDDALATELASHTRKRLPRYAVPLFLRVLREFEVTGTLKHQKVSLRNEGVDPSKTGDDILFWLPPNSDRYVKFGKNDWERIAGGSAKL; this comes from the exons ATGCCGC GTCTTCCCATACCTCGCAGCCTCGCGGAGCTTCCTCTGTCGAAGACACTGCCAGCAGCCGCAGCAGCACTCGCCTACCTCAATGGCAAATACACCCTGACCAAGGATGTCTGGGGCATAACAAATGCGTTGCGATTCGCAGCCTATCATGGCAGACTCGAGAAGCAGGATCGCATCAACCAGTTCTACCGCTTCGAAGAATGGGCGACAAACCCGAAGAGCGCTGGCAGAGTGTTCCTGGCCGTGCCGCAAGATGAAGCGCATCCTGGCGCTCGCACAGAGTGGACCTACGCCGAAGCGTACGACATTGTGTTGAAGTATGCCCGGTGGCTGAAGGAAGAGCTTGGAGTCAAGCGAGGCGAGATCATTGCCATGGACTTCAAGAACAAGCCGCAATTCATCTGGATGTGGTTCGCGCTGTGGTCACTCGGCGCCATGCCAGCCTTTCTCAACAGCAATCTTCGAGACAACGCCTTCGTCCACTGTGTCAAAATATCCACAACCCGACTCCTCATCCTGGACCATGAGCTGCAAGAAGCTCTCACAGACGAGGCGAAGGCACAATTCGGCGCAGACGAGAAGGGTCGGGCTATTGATTCTGTCATTCTAGACGAGAAGCTCGAGTCCCGCATCACGAGTCTATCTCCATACAGAGCGGCGGACGAAGAGCGATCTGGAGCTACAGCAACATCGCCGGCAATCCTCATCTACACGAGCGGCACTACTGGACTTCCCAAGGCTGCCAATGTGTCTTGGACAAAGCCGATATCTGGAGAGTTCTTCTTCTCCAGGATTCTGGGTCTGACAGCTGAGGATCGTTACTTCACCGCAATGCCCTTGTACCACTCCTCTGCATCCATTCTGGGTGTTTCGCAGGTATTTGGACCAGGATGTACAATAGTGGTCGGGCCCAAGTTCTCTCCTCGCAGCCAGATGAAGTTGGCGACCGAGACCAAAGCCACCGTGATGCAATACATTGGGGAGATGTGCCGCTATCTCGTCACCAGTCCGCCTTCGCCATACGATCGTGCTCACAACCTCCGGCTTGCTTTCGGTAATGGCATGCGGCCGGATGTATGGCAGAAGTTCAAG GACCGATTCGGGATCCAGACGGTCGTCGAATTCTACGGCGCGACAGAGGGACCTGGAGTATCGTTTGTCTACAGCAACAACGACTTCACCCGAGGAGCCATCGGACAGCAAGGTCTAATCTCGAGAACAATCTTCGGCGCCAACCAAGTCCTCGTGAAGCACGACCACGAGACAGACCTACCATACAGAGACCCCAAGACCGGCTTCTGCACCAAGGTCAAATCCAACGAAGTGGGCGAGCTGATCTACCCACTTGACCCCGCGAACATCAACGACAAGTTCCAAGGCTACTACGGCAACGACAAGGCAACCACCGGCAAGATCATCTCGGACATTTTCCAGAAGGGCGACGTATACTACCGAAGTGGCGACCTCCAACGACGCGATGAAGATGGGAGATGGTGGTTCGTGGACCGTATCGGTGATACCTACCGCTGGAAGGGCGAGAA CGTAAGCACAGCCGAAGTATCCGAAGCCCTAGGCTCCCACTCCGCTCTCCAAGAGGCCAACGTCTACGGCGTCCAACTCCCCAACCACGACGGCCGCGCCGGCTGCGCCGCCATCGGTCTACCCGAAGGCCGAACTCTCGACGACGCCCTCGCTACCGAGCTCGCATCGCACACCCGAAAGCGACTCCCACGCTACGCCGTGCCACTCTTCTTGCGGGTCCTGAGAGAGTTTGAAGTCACAGGCACGCTAAAGCACCAAAAGGTCAGCCTTCGAAACGAGGGCGTTGACCCATCCAAGACTGGTGACGATATCCTTTTCTGGCTCCCGCCGAATTCGGATCGATATGTCAAGTTTGGCAAGAATGATTGGGAGCGCATTGCTGGGGGGAGCGCGAAGCTTTGA
- a CDS encoding Fizzy-related, whose amino-acid sequence MATSHEHVSETTRLVEDSHQNVAATPSLMSPPRSKTPPTITGKRTRTQTQARNEAHDAGRSGSEPVSATALNKRLEEVERMGQRRVSTPTASPSRKRQKLQAGDRFIPNRNGQDLTASYNLLHDEGSPATSARSKKVPGDTHFQKREANRAYSSILRSEMFNDEVPNIINDRSGSRAQTPPVTSSGATSILSGTTLTPSTPHKNLFSYGPTAPVSLTPRSISRSERGPNINARSEIYSLSPVKHSSQSMLLSPRKTPRAVSKVPYKVLDAPDLADDFYLNLVDWGSNDILAVGLGPAVYLWNRETGRVTTLCTLDSDTVTSVSWIQRGTHLAIGTTKGLLHIWDTNAQKRLRTMTGHSSRISSLAWNAHILSTGSRDRTILHRDVRLPAQYLRRLTGHKQEVCGLKWNSDTEQLASGGNDNKIFVWDKLDERWQHRWGEQEGGHKAAVKAIAWNPHQRGVLASGGGTADRCIKFWNTVAPAHSSTVRSIPPEQTNLGLGLSTSPLPEAPLTPQILNPHLISSHDTGSQVCNLLFSQRTSELVSTHGYSQHAINIWKYPSMNQVISLTGHTYRVLYLSMSPDGAIIVTGAGDETLRFWDVFAKPNKEAKRGIVGEWGVIR is encoded by the coding sequence ATGGCCACTTCACATGAGCACGTCAGCGAGACCACACGCCTGGTGGAAGATTCTCACCAAAATGTCGCCGCTACACCATCCCTCATGTCACCACCGCGAAGCAAGACTCCACCCACAATCACCGGAAAGCGCACTCGCACACAAACCCAGGCACGGAACGAAGCACATGATGCGGGTCGCAGTGGCAGCGAACCTGTGAGTGCGACGGCGCTGAACAAGCGGCTAGAGGAGGTTGAAAGAATGGGACAGAGGAGAGTCAGCACACCCACCGCGAGTCCGAGTCGCAAGAGGCAAAAGCTGCAGGCCGGCGACCGCTTCATACCCAACCGCAACGGCCAGGATCTGACAGCGAGCTACAACCTGTTACACGACGAAGGATCACCGGCGACTTCGGCCAGATCGAAGAAAGTGCCAGGCGACACACACTTTCAGAAGCGTGAGGCCAACCGTGCCTACTCGTCGATATTGCGCTCCGAGATGTTCAACGACGAGGTGCCCAACATCATCAACGATCGCTCAGGCTCGAGGGCGCAGACACCGCCTGTGACGTCTTCTGGTGCTACATCCATACTCTCTGGCACGACTCTTACTCCATCAACGCCGCATAAGAACCTCTTCTCATACGGCCCCACCGCGCCAGTCTCGTTGACTCCTCGATCGATCTCCCGTAGCGAACGAGGTCCCAATATCAACGCCAGATCAGAAATATACAGTCTTTCACCCGTGAAACACTCATCGCAGTCAATGCTCCTCTCACCACGCAAGACTCCTCGAGCGGTGAGCAAGGTACCATACAAGGTCTTGGATGCCCCAGACCTGGCAGACGACTTCTACCTCAATCTGGTGGATTGGGGCTCGAACGATATACTCGCTGTGGGCCTCGGTCCTGCGGTTTATCTGTGGAACAGAGAGACCGGGAGGGTGACTACGCTATGCACGCTGGACAGTGACACTGTCACCAGCGTGAGCTGGATCCAACGAGGCACACATCTGGCGATCGGCACCACGAAAGGTCTTTTGCATATTTGGGACACGAACGCTCAAAAGCGATTACGAACCATGACTGGTCATTCTTCGCGAATCAGCAGCCTTGCGTGGAATGCGCACATTCTCTCAACAGGCTCCCGCGATCGTACGATACTGCACCGTGATGTGCGATTACCAGCACAATACCTTCGACGGCTTACGGGACACAAGCAAGAAGTCTGCGGTCTCAAATGGAACTCAGACACCGAGCAGCTGGCATCTGGTGGCAACGACAACAAGATCTTCGTCTGGGACaagctagacgagaggtgGCAGCACCGCTGGGGCGAGCAAGAGGGTGGACACAAGGCTGCGGTCAAAGCCATCGCCTGGAATCCGCATCAGCGTGGAGTGCTGGCATCTGGCGGCGGCACAGCAGATCGCTGCATCAAATTCTGGAACACCGTTGCGCCTGCCCATTCATCGACAGTCCGCAGTATACCTCCCGAGCAGACCAACCTAGGTCTAGGACTCTCGACATCGCCCTTGCCCGAGGCTCCGCTGACGCCGCAAATCCTCAACCCTCATCTCATCAGCTCGCACGATACTGGAAGTCAAGTCTGCAATCTGCTGTTCTCGCAGCGAACATCCGAATTGGTCAGCACGCACGGATACTCTCAGCACGCTATCAACATCTGGAAATATCCGAGCATGAACCAAGTCATCAGCCTTACTGGACACACTTACCGAGTGCTATACTTGAGCATGAGCCCAGACGGCGCTATCATCGTAACAGGCGCTGGCGACGAGACCCTCCGGTTCTGGGACGTCTTCGCAAAGCCGAACAAGGAGGCGAAGCGCGGTATCGTGGGTGAGTGGGGCGTGATTCGATAG
- a CDS encoding Serine/threonine-protein phosphatase PP1, with the protein MADQNDVDLDSIIDRLLEVRGSRPGKQVQLLETEIRYLCTKAREIFISQPILLELEAPIKICGDIHGQYYDLLRLFEYGGFPPEANYLFLGDYVDRGKQSLETICLLLAYKIKYPENFFILRGNHECASINRIYGFYDECKRRYNIKLWKTFTDCFNCLPIAAIIDEKIFTMHGGLSPDLNSMEQIRRVMRPTDIPDCGLLCDLLWSDPDKDITGWSENDRGVSFTFGPDVVSRFLQKHDMDLICRAHQVVEDGYEFFSKRQLVTLFSAPNYCGEFDNAGAMMSVDESLLCSFQILKPAEKKQNRFGRR; encoded by the exons ATGGCGGACCAGAACGATGTGGACTTGGACTCCATCATCGACCGTCTCCTCGAAGTTCGCGGCAGCCGACCAGGAAAGCAGGTGCAGCTGCTCGAGACTGAAATAAGGTATCTGTGTACCAAGGCCCGCGAGATCTTCATCTCCCAGCCCATACTACTCGAACTTGAAGCGCCGATAAAG ATCTGCGGTGACATTCACGGACAGTACTACGATCTGCTGCGCCTCTTCGAATACGGCGGGTTCCCACCAGAGGCCAACTACCTTTTCCTGGGCGATTACGTGGACCGAGGAAAGCAGTCGCTCGAGACCATCTGCCTGCTGCTGGCGTACAAGATCAAGTATCCCGAGAACTTCTTCATCCTCCGCGGCAACCACGAGTGCGCGAGCATCAACCGCATCTACGGATTCTACGATGAGTGCAAGAGACGGTACAACATCAAGCTGTGGAAGACATTTACCGATTGCTTCAACTGCTTGCCGATTGCCGCCATCATCGACGAGAAGATCTTCACAATGCACGGCGGCCTCAGCCCCGATCTCAACTCTATGGAGCAGATCCGCCGCGTCATGCGCCCAACAGAT ATTCCTGATTGCGGTCTGCTCTGTGACTTGTTGTGGTCTGACCCCGACAAGGATATCACAGGGTGGTCTGAGAACGATCGAGGTGTCTCCTTCACCTTCGGTCCCGATGTTGTGTCTCGCTTCCTACAAAAGCACGACATGGATCTCATCTGCCGTGCGCATCAAGTGGTGGAAGATGGCTACGAGTTCTTCTCGAAACGCCAGTTGGTCACCCTCTTCTCTGCACCGAACTACTGCGGCGAGTTCGACAACGCTGGCGCCATGATGAGCGTGGACGAGTCTCTGCTATGCTCGTTCCAGATCTTGAAGCCGGCAGAGAAGAAGCAAAA CAGATTCGGCAGACGATAG
- a CDS encoding Putative amidase: MAQDWRQKATSRQEHRNRTIEDVHPSVPEVPEDLPRNVTGVPGQLLTKDVVTMTETAPELLVRRLASGEVTSASVTSAFLQRAGLASRLTNCVTELLPNAALERAQYLDGFLAKHKRPIGPLHGLPISVKEHISMKGLDLNCGFASWVGRVGEDDALILKLLWNAGAVFHARTTEPQTLMHLETSSNIYGVTVNPYNRDLTAGGSSGGEGALLGLKGSPLGIGSDIGGSIRSPAANNGVFGLRPTSHRLPLGGLMATMLGEEQIIPVVGPLSQSLEGIKLFMVSLLDQQPWLYDPSLTPIPWKDTTTNSLLRTGPDNHRKLRIGIMADDGIVRPHPPILRGLQTLTTKLQAHPDIELITFPPYQHDEAWRIISSLYFSDGGTEEIEAIDASGEPWRPLSTFIIMENPNVKTLTLPETWKATIERDAYKEAYSRHWNSVNTELPGPMSESPVAVGAEGIQEKMVDVILCPVGPGCAPLLDTARYWNYTSQWNLLDYPAIAFPTGLACGAEDVAEKDYKPRNEQDAYNHGLYDPERYADAPISLQLVGRRYEDEKLIEALEMMLEIAGMSCRALEAKL, encoded by the exons ATGGCACAGGACTGGAGACAAAAAGCCACGTCGCGACAGGAGCATCGCAATCGCACTATAGAGGATGTACATCCTTCTGTACCGGAAGTCCCTGAAGATCTACCACGAAATGTCACTGGCGTGCCTGGGCAGCTTCTGACCAAAGACGTTGTTACCATGACCGAGACAGCGCCAGAACTCCTTGTCAGAAGGCTAGCCTCGGGAGAAGTGACGAGTGCATCTGTGACCTCTGCATTCTTGCAAAGAGCAGGCCTAGCCTCAAGGTTGACAAACTGCGTCACCGAGCTGCTACCCAACGCAGCTCTTGAGAGAGCTCAATACCTGGACGGCTTCCTGGCGAAGCATAAGAGACCAATTGGGCCGTTACACGGACTCCCCATATCCGTCAAGGAGCACATCTCAATGAAAGGCCTGGACCTCAATTGTGGGTTTGCCTCCTGGGTTGGTCGGGTCGGCGAAGATGATGCACTCATTCTCAAGCTGCTGTGGAACGCCGGCGCTGTCTTCCACGCTCGCACCACGGAGCCGCAGACTTTAATGCATTTAGAGACTTCCAGCAATATCTATGGCGTGACAGTGAATCCGTACAACAGGGACTTGACCGCAGGTGGCAGTAGTGGAGGGGAAGGTGCACTGCTTGGGTTGAAAGGTAGTCCTCTAGGGATAGGCTCGGACATAGGAGGCTCCATTAGATCGCCAGCGGCCAACAATGGCGTCTTTGGCTTGAGGCCAACATCACATCGCCTTCCACTTGGAGGCTTGATGGCGACAATGCTAG GCGAAGAACAGATCATACCCGTAGTCGGTCCTCTAAGTCAAAGCCTCGAAGGCATCAAACTCTTCATGGTATCCCTCCTCGACCAACAACCCTGGCTCTACGACCCCAGCCTCACCCCCATCCCCTGGAAAGACACCACCACCAACAGCCTCCTCCGCACCGGCCCAGACAACCACCGAAAACTCCGAATCGGCATCATGGCCGACGACGGCATCGTCAGACCCCACCCTCCAATCCTCCGCGGCCTCCAAACCCTCACAACAAAACTCCAAGCCCACCCGGACATCGAACTGATAACCTTCCCACCCTACCAACACGACGAGGCCTGGCGGATCATCTCAAGCCTCTACTTCTCCGACGGCGGAACGGAAGAGATTGAAGCAATCGATGCATCTGGCGAACCGTGGCGTCCACTCAGTACTTTCATTATTATGGAGAATCCGAATGTGAAAACTTTGACGCTGCCGGAGACGTGGAAGGCTACGATTGAACGGGATGCGTATAAGGAAGCGTACTCGCGCCATTGGAATAGTGTTAACACTGAACTGCCGGGCCCTATGTCGGAAAGCCCAGTAGCGGTCGGAGCAGAAGGGATTCAGGAGAAGATGGTCGATGTAATTCTATGTCCAGTCGGTCCAGGCTGTGCGCCTTTGCTGGATACAGCTCGGTACTGGAATTATACATCGCAGTGGAATCTTCTGGATTATCCAGCCATTGCATTCCCAACTGGGCTTGCGTGTGGGGCTGAGGATGTTGCGGAGAAGGACTACAAGCCGCGGAATGAGCAGGATGCTTATAATCATGGCCTAT ATGACCCTGAGAGGTATGCGGATGCGCCGATTTCGTTGCAGTTGGTGGGGAGGAGGTATGAGGATGAGAAGTTGATTGAGGCGCTGGAGATGATGTTGGAGATAGCGGGGATGTCATGTCGAGCTCTTGAGGCGAAGCTGTGA